TGGCCAGACGATGAGCATGTGGCGGAGAGAGGTTGAGAGGTGGTGGCGCCACCTCTTGCGGCCGCGTTGGCTGGAACTCCTGTGCACTTGTCAGCTTCTGAACAACATCCTTAAAGGAAAGGGGATCAACCTTGTAGATTTTTGGTGGGGTTGGCGGCAGTGGTGCGATGGGTTTCTTCATCATGATATTCTTGGATGGGTGCTTACGAACCGAATGAAGCGACGAACGGAAACCCACCGGGATTTTTCCCGTCTTTTTTCCTGGTTCTTGATATCGAGGGTTAAGTTGGACTGAAGAATTCGATGAATAAGAATCATACGAAGAAGAAGACGACGAGTCCATTGTTATTCAGATAATTTCTGATGAAAATTTCCAGGTATTTCGGAGAGCTATATATAGATATAGTGCATGGATACATTATTAAATTCAagtatttaaattcaaatacatagggaaagaaaaatgaaacaccTTGAAATTGTATAAATCCAAAATGGGCTCGGATTCTATTATTAATTTGTCGTAAGCGTCGGCGATTGGATTGCAAAATTTGACCAAGTAAAGGAATTAGCTCACCCCTATTATTGTATCATTCATTGCTGTGGTTGACATTAGGTTTGTTGACAATTTCTTGATTCTATGCTTCAGTACTACATCGTGCATTAAATTCTTATATTAATTATGGATACTTCAGATCCAAATTATGTTGCTTCTAGAGCTAATATTCTCACTTCCACAAAACTATATTGTTGAGGAATTAATTAAGATGTATGATGGGTTTTCTACAAAATTTGTAAACTAAATTGATCTGATTAATCATTTAgcttaaattatattttcaattCAATGAAGTTACTTGGTTTCTTTTGCAATTTTTTGGTCTTTTCTCCCTGAAATAAGGATAAAtataatactgaatattcagGCTACCGTTTCTGATATGACACTGAATATTTCTGCTCTccattaacaataaaaaaaagttaaaagtgaaaaaaaaactaaattattGTATTAATGTCTATCATCgattattataagaccatcatcGATTATTATAAGACCAAAATCTAATTTAATCAACTTCAAGTGTTTATTTCCCAAAGAAAAgtccaaaaataattaaaaaaaaaatagtgccTTTGGATAGAGGCAAGCTTTTGTAATTTAGTGTAGCATCAATAGCGGATTTGAAGTGAATTTTTTATATTCAATTAGACAGTCTCCTAAACTGGTCTCCAACATTTATTGCGAGCTGCCATCTACAATATATAGGTCTAAATTTAGGTTCATGAGATCTTATCTACGTGAGCATTATCCTCACTTCATTTCAACGGGTAAGATCTTGtcacacatacaatttcaaaaaaaaaaaaagtgggtccTATATATGCATGGGCAAATCTTGGTCATCCATCCTATCATGGGGACAATGCCAACATGGGTATGATGAAATAAAACCTAAATTTATTGATGAGTTCAGCTAACTTAAGAGTAATATCTTAATTTTAAATCTaattattcatgttttgtcACATAAGTACTATTAACTCTTAGATACGTTATTAGGGTACTATCCTACCCTTAGGGTGGCATCTCTTTTCCAATTATCTAGAAAGCCCAGCTGCCTGACGTTAGAGGCGTGTTTGGATTGATGTATTTTAAGCTATAGATTTCAAAATTCGTAATTATaaatctatttgatttttagatGAATATATGTTAGGTGAATTGAATTATAAATCCACCATTCTATTAATTTATATCGATGTAATGATAATTCTTATGGATTTGAAATACATTCAAAATGGATGTCATTTTAAATCTATTTTTCAAACCCTTGCTCAAATTAAATACTTTCATCCAAACAAAACCTAAAAGAAAAAGTCGACAACCATTAATGAGTAACGATGTGAGATAAGTGGAtccaaatttttctttctttaaaCAAAATGATGTAAATTCCATCTACCGGACATCTTCTCATAATAATATGTTCTTAATAACAAATAGATAATATGTCCGCTTCTTCCACTATATATGTAGTTCATTTTAAAGTAAAAAACATCCATGGTAGATATTATATTATTGGAAATGATAGTATATTTGTTTTGATTATGataaaatgttaattaaatgGATGGGAATGTAACTTCTTTCCCCATCAACTTTTCCTAGTTTGAGTTTTAGTCTTAATTTTTCCAAGTGTGGTTTTGGTGCATGAATTTcaacatttttttgttttcaatCTTACTTCGTTAGAGTGCTGATGTGTCATCAAAAAACAATGACGTGACATCAAAAATTATTAACTTATCTCATGTCACATAAGTAATTAGGCCAAAATAGCTAAAAATTAGAAGTTGGTATATGAAAATCAAACTTGAATAACTTAGTAGATCAAAACCCAATAAGAAAAGTTTTTTTCTTCAACAGATTAAAATACATTGAGATTTATAGGTTCtgacaaaagaaaagccaacCGCCAATTATGGTAGTTCAGCATAGCTGCTTCAATTCTAGAAATATTAAAATACATCGAGATTTAAAATGAcgatcatatcataatttgaaaaataataatggactaaactgaatttaaaataataaattaaaaaaagaaaacaaaaacaaaaacataaaaaccAATTTTGCTACCTAGGATTGAACTGGGGACTTAAATGTCCAAACAAATACCATGTCTAATAAGATTCAAGTGTTTTGGATTAGAAACTTGACactttattaaatgtttaattaTACAGACGAACCATGATATCAAATCTTCTCACTCTATCAAGAAAAATACCTAATAAATAGTAATAAATTATCTTTATAATTCTTCCAAAAGTgtaaaaaagagagaaaaggaTATCTTTAAAATCTTTGTATGATTTATATTATACACATTTGATGTTCACATGTGTTTATTTAGTAATCTTATCGAGCTCGAATATATTTTTAACTGTTTCATTTACGACGATTTCCTCTCCAACGTTGTCTCTCGATAGAACCACACTACATACTGTTCCGGATAACCACAACACATGTTCCCCAATTCTTGAATCCTAACGGTAGTCGGCATTTCCACTGCAATTAGATTTTTAAACCAAATGGAATATCTTGCTAAgcaactaatatatatat
The sequence above is a segment of the Primulina tabacum isolate GXHZ01 chromosome 6, ASM2559414v2, whole genome shotgun sequence genome. Coding sequences within it:
- the LOC142550290 gene encoding uncharacterized protein LOC142550290 produces the protein MDSSSSSSYDSYSSNSSVQLNPRYQEPGKKTGKIPVGFRSSLHSVRKHPSKNIMMKKPIAPLPPTPPKIYKVDPLSFKDVVQKLTSAQEFQPTRPQEVAPPPLNLSPPHAHRLAMRPLYEETQRRSFDTTYGDLSPLGFSLSPASLAWCSSFIFSPTTISSVDPNSVL